The following are encoded together in the Fusarium keratoplasticum isolate Fu6.1 chromosome 1, whole genome shotgun sequence genome:
- a CDS encoding Protein kinase domain-containing protein, translated as MDPSQQHHHHPHHPHHHHHHAHRHHHKSLSQQQSSTSLSTANRGTPPLHTHLPSSSSMPLRTANSTPMSSPGLFSPSASRQNLVTSVSENNTPPGYTQSPLLHPLQMHKVRETHKALIDSDTLTGRKLINQYEVIEEIGRGMHGKVKLARNLETNENVAIKIIPRFSKKRRLGKVTAMSPQDKTKKEIAILKKIRHPNVVALLEVIDDPELKKIYMVLEHVELGEVVWRKKGLPHICLYERRRIEREMRGEPPTPEEERYEQFLENRQALKQIKRAKAALGYHGQTNYWSFEHGDVEEPSTTLGAQSRVSSRDDFAVSDEPPSRPISRQASCAESRTHSRSRSVVSSTRAVEDPDEFLQWEDDNETPGALRSNHTSSVALDGTMYGPYVDEGFRGRSPSMADSIISHMSSLDFNPQSHDPFSDDFSYVPCFTFDQARSTFRDTVLGLEYLHYQGVVHRDIKPANLLWSRDHRVKISDFGVSYFGRPIRDGEPDDTVSESEAKDFDDDLELAKTVGTPAFFAPELCYTDLDKEQPKVSEQIDVWSLGVTLYCLIYARIPFLAEDEFQMFRKIATEEVYIPRKRLMPVHPSTSPTATSLYKRQNMHPYRDDNDLAYEEVDNLLIDLLRQMLTKNPEKRIRLRDIKRHPWVVQDLINPVGWLDDTDPARPSSGRRIQVDERDVSAAVVPLTFLERARSVVKKAVGKVIHPLVERSDSKTRRRADSSAASSAGDSMSMYNNVPPATPHQQYRDNRRKSIRADDYFANAVREATANSDHPLSVSQSISPQPESVVYDPLATVLPSNEAPRGHAHAHSESESQREPEKSNSAASLWPFHRHAHSHGQSGHHHSRSSHHFLHFGPPMPISQTTPTTPNFACQSDHPDDSGAETIRKTRDMDSADESSRSRSVDRGLFASTDKRAEAKVGVSTAVAPGSVHKPSRHGRPIKSVDLGKGAQSKRLEASLLSASLVAATGYQHGQPLIDPSYYGEARPSTKTRPPAAQRVDSAPIVRSSPPRHSEELCMRRIERPKADPVSFSCPPSPIQEEWSRNQSLPRAETMPTTKSSSVDSMEALGTPSTSPSEVTSPVSAQPSTASTSERMLVFQSDPSLPALLSGASSVSADMEAELLGKPGIVSAHPNLLETTDSLTPPALNKEPAAGFPIDQVFGNPPAMESGPLAVHLDGSTRDSVTSTPVARPVEDDFDDDGSDDGILLMAKTKKKPVPSSSGVPRPPAFNPRRRDTNISIASTETAKKVPTSVHGDEWMSHYES; from the exons ATGGATCCCTCtcagcagcatcaccaccaccctcaccaccctcaccaccaccaccaccacgccCATCGCCACCATCACAAGTCGCTGTCGCAACAGCAGTCGTCCACCTCCCTCTCGACGGCGAACCGCGGGACCCCGCCGTTGCACACGCACctcccttcctcctcctccatgcCGTTGAGGACCGCCAACAGCACTCCCATGTCTTCTCCTGGGCTCTTCAGCCCCTCGGCTTCGCGACAAAACCTCGTCACGTCCGTTTCCGAGAACAACACACCTCCTGGGTATACCCAGAGCCCTCTGTTGCATCCGTTACAAATGCACAAAGTTCGAGA GACACACAAAGCTCTTATCGACTCAGATACCCTCACGGGCCggaagctcatcaaccaaTATGAAGTGATCGAAGAAATCGGTCGCGGGATGCACGGCAAAGTCAAGTTGGCTCGCAACTTGGAAACAAACGAGAATgtggccatcaagatcatcccTCGCTTTTCGAAGAAGCGCCGCCTCGGCAAAGTCACAGCCATGTCACCTCAAGACAAGACGAAAAAGGAaattgccatcctcaagaagatTCGTCACCCGAATGTGGTAGCCCTGCTCGAGGTCATCGATGATCCGGAGCTTAAGAAGATCTACATGGTTCTCGAGCATGTGGAGCTTGGTGAGGTGGTTTGGCGCAAGAAGGGTCTCCCTCACATCTGCCTGTACGAACGACGGCGCATCGAGCGAGAAATGCGAGGCGAACCCCCGACTCCCGAGGAGGAACGTTATGAACAATTCCTCGAGAACCGGCAAGCCCTCAAGCAAATAAAGCGAGCCAAGGCAGCACTGGGTTATCACGGCCAGACCAACTATTGGAGCTTCGAGCACGGCGATGTCGAAGAGCCCAGCACCACCCTGGGCGCCCAATCTCGCGTCTCATCAAGGGACGACTTCGCAGTCAGCGACGAACCGCCATCGAGACCCATCTCCCGCCAAGCCTCTTGCGCCGAGTCAAGAACCCACTCCCGATCCCGTTCCGTCGTATCTTCAACCCGAGCCGTGGAGGATCCTGATGAGTTCCTTCAGTGGGAGGACGATAATGAGACACCCGGCGCTCTTCGATCCAACCATACATCAAGCGTCGCTCTGGACGGAACCATGTATGGTCCCTACGTCGACGAAGGCTTCCGTGGCCGCTCTCCTAGCATGGCCgactccatcatctctcacATGTCGTCTCTTGACTTCAACCCTCAATCACACGACCCCTTCTCAGACGACTTTTCCTACGTACCTTGCTTCACCTTCGACCAAGCCCGCTCTACCTTTAGAGATACCGTTTTGGGTCTAGAATATTTGCATTATCAGGGCGTTGTTCATCGAGATATCAAGCCGGCGAACCTCCTGTGGAGCAGGGATCACCGTGTGAAGATCTCTGACTTTGGTGTGTCCTATTTTGGTCGACCCATCCGTGATGGCGAGCCCGACGACACTGTTTCCGAGTCAGAGGCTAAGGACTTCGATGACGACCTCGAACTCGCCAAGACGGTTGGCACTCCAGCCTTCTTTGCCCCTGAACTTTGCTATACGGACCTGGACAAGGAACAACCCAAGGTTTCGGAGCAGATTGATGTTTGGTCTCTTGGAGTCACCCTCTACTGCCTCATCTACGCCCGAATTCCCTTCCTGGCAGAAGATGAATTCCAGATGTTCCGAAAGATTGCGACAGAGGAGGTGTATATCCCCAGGAAGCGTCTTATGCCGGTTCATCCATCGACATCGCCGACTGCTACATCCCTTTACAAGCGTCAGAACATGCACCCCTATCGAGACGACAACGATCTGGCATATGAGGAGGTTGATAATCTCCTCATCGACCTCTTGCGCCAAATGCTTACTAAGAATCCCGAGAAGCGTATTCGGCTACGAGACATCAAGCGACATCCCTGGGTAGTCCAGGACCTTATCAACCCCGTCGGCTGGCTGGATGACACGGATCCTGCACGGCCCTCATCTGGTCGACGAATTCAGGTCGACGAGAGGGATGTGTCGGCTGCGGTTGTACCGCTCACATTCCTTGAGCGAGCACGCTCTgtggtcaagaaggccgttGGCAAGGTAATACACCCCCTGGTGGAGCGGAGTGATAGCAAGACTCGACGAAGAGCCGACAGTAGTGCCGCTAGCTCCGCCGGTGACAGTATGAGCATGTACAACAACGTGCCACCGGCGACTCCGCATCAACAGTATCGCGACAACCGACGCAAAAGCATCCGCGCCGACGACTACTTTGCCAACGCCGTTCGGGAAGCTACTGCGAATTCGGACCACCCTCTCTCGGTCAGCCAGTCGATCAGCCCTCAGCCGGAATCTGTCGTCTATGACCCCCTAGCCACAGTGCTTCCCTCAAACGAGGCTCCTCGAGGACATGCCCATGCGCATAGCGAAAGTGAGTCTCAGCGGGAACCCGAGAAATCGAACTCAGCGGCATCTCTATGGCCTTTTCATCGTCATGCCCATAGTCATGGCCAGAGCGGTCATCACCACAGCAGGTCCAGCCATCACTTCCTCCACTTCGGTCCTCCGATGCCCATCTCTCAGACTACGCCTACCACTCCCAACTTTGCCTGTCAATCCGATCACCCTGATGATTCTGGGGCTGAGACGATTAGAAAAACGCGGGATATGGATTCTGCCGACGAGAGCTCTCGATCACGCTCGGTCGACCGTGGACTCTTTGCCAGCACTGACAAGCGTGCCGAAGCCAAGGTTGGCGTAAGCACGGCTGTCGCTCCAGGCAGCGTTCACAAGCCATCTCGTCACGGACGCCCCATCAAATCCGTCGACCTCGGCAAGGGTGCACAGAGCAAGCGGCTGGAGGCATCACTGCTCTCTGCATCACTTGTGGCTGCCACTGGGTATCAACATGGGCAACCCCTGATTGACCCCAGCTATTACGGTGAAGCCCGACCTTCTACCAAGACAAGGCCCCCAGCAGCACAGAGGGTCGACAGTGCGCCGATAGTTCGATCGTCACCGCCTCGCCACTCAGAGGAGCTCTGCATGCGGCGAATTGAGCGGCCCAAGGCTGACCCTGTCAGCTTCTCGTGCCCGCCCTCGCCAATTCAAGAAGAATGGAGCCGGAATCAGTCCTTGCCCCGTGCCGAGACGATGCCCACTACCAAGTCGTCGAGTGTAGACTCGATGGAGGCTCTAGGTACCCCTTCGACCAGCCCAAGCGAGGTGACTAGCCCGGTGTCGGCGCAGCCTTCGACTGCTAGCACGTCGGAGCGAATGCTGGTATTCCAGTCTGACCCATCCCTGCCAGCCCTTCTCAGTGGAGCTAGCTCTGTGTCGGCGGATATGGAGGCAGAACTCCTTGGCAAACCAGGTATCGTGAGCGCTCACCCAAATCTGCTCGAGACAACCGACAGCCTCACACCACCGGCCCTTAACAAGGAGCCCGCAGCTGGCTTCCCGATCGATCAGGTTTTTGGTAACCCTCCCGCTATGGAGAGTGGCCCACTGGCTGTTCACCTGGATGGAAGCACCCGGGACTCGGTGACAAGCACCCCTGTCGCCCGGCCTGTGGAagacgactttgacgatgatggcagtGATGATGGAATTCTATTgatggccaagaccaagaagaagccagtACCATCATCGTCTGGGGTCCCTCGCCCTCCAGCCTTTAACCCTCGGAGACGAGATACCAACATCAGCATTGCCAGCAccgagacggccaagaaggtACCAACCTCTGTTCACGGCGATGAGTGGATGTCGCACTATGAATCATGA
- a CDS encoding Alpha-1,3/1,6-mannosyltransferase ALG2 encodes MADQKKPAIVFFHPDLGIGGAERLVVDAAVGLQERGHRVVIFTNHCDPKHCFEECRDGTLDVRVRGNWLIPMSILSRLTILCAILRHVHLIFQITLSGELRDLQPHTFIVDQLSAGLPLLRYLDPAVPILFYCHFPDLLLARGRESFIKRLYRRPFDWIEEWSMGYSSAVAVNSGFTKGVVERTWPDLKKHVETVVVYPCVDVEAKEKEDAGEDGGVVFKGEKIILSINRFERKKDIGLAIKAFAAIPEAERKGCRLILAGGYDHRVSENVQYHAELEALASSLSLQHLTAKTLITALSAPADIPVLFLLSIPSSLKNALLRSARVLLYTPANEHFGIVPLEAMLSKTPVLAANSGGPVETVVDGETGWLRSPEDVDAWAEVVREVLRMGDGEVEAMGDKGAARVKELFGREQMSQRLDEIVDDIVSKKQPAPPTGAVNIAGACLVCSLAFVVAGVLSVLSK; translated from the exons ATGGCAgaccagaagaagcccgccaTCGTTTTTTTCCATCCTGATCTAGGCATCGGAGGCGCTGAGCGTCTTGTCGTCGATGCTGCTGTTGGACTTCAGGAGAGGGGACATCGTGTTGTCATCTTTACGAATCACTGTGATCCTAAGCATTGCTTTGAAGAGTGTCGCGATG GAACCCTCGATGTTCGTGTTCGAGGCAATTGGCTCATCCCCATGTCCATCCTCTCCCGCCTTACTATCCTTTGCGCCATCCTCCGACACGTCCACCTCATCTTCCAAATCACACTCTCTGGCGAACTTCGCGACCTGCAGCCTCACACTTTTATCGTCGATCAACTCTCTGCCGGACTCCCCCTTCTGCGCTACCTCGACCCGGCCGTCCCCATCCTCTTCTACTGCCACTTTCccgatctcctcctcgcccgaGGTCGCGAGTCGTTTATAAAGCGTCTATACCGCCGACCCTTCGATTGGATTGAAGAGTGGTCTATGGGCTATTCCAGCGCAGTCGCCGTAAACTCAGGTTTCACAAAGGGCGTCGTCGAAAGGACCTGGCCGGATCTAAAGAAGCATGTTGAGACTGTGGTGGTGTACCCTTGCGTCgacgtcgaggccaaggagaaggaggatgccGGTGAGGATGGGGGAGTTGTTTTCAAGGGCGAAAAGATAATTCTAAGTATTAATCGCtttgagaggaagaaggataTTGGTCTTGCTATCAAGGCCTTTGCTGCCATTCCTGAGGCTGAGCGCAAGGGTTGCAGGCTTATTCTAGCAG GTGGCTACGATCACCGCGTCTCCGAAAATGTACAATACCACGCCGAACTCGAGGCTCTCGCTTCGTCCCTCTCGCTTCAACACCTTACTGCAAAGACGCTCATCACAGCCCTCTCAGCGCCCGCCGACATCCCagttctcttcctcctctccatcccgAGTTCACTCAAGAACGCTCTCCTCCGCTCCGCCCGCGTTCTTCTCTACACACCTGCCAACGAGCATTTCGGCATCGTCCCTCTCGAGGCTATGCTATCAAAAACTCCTGTTTTGGCCGCCAACTCGGGTGGTCCCGTTGAGACTGTCGTTGACGGCGAGACGGGCTGGCTGCGTTCGCCAGAGGACGTGGATGCTTGGGCAGAAGTCGTACGTGAGGTGTTGCGCATGGGCGATGGTGAGGTGGAGGCCATGGGAGACAAGGGCGCTGCGAGGGTCAAGGAACTCTTTGGACGGGAACAGATGTCCCAGCGACTCGACGAGATTGTGGACGACATTGTCTCAAAGAAACAGCCCGCTCCCCCTACAGGGGCCGTCAACATCGCCGGGGCTTGTCTCGTTTGTAGTTTGGCTTTCGTGGTGGCGGGCGTCTTGTCAGTGCTCAGCAAGTAG